A section of the Telopea speciosissima isolate NSW1024214 ecotype Mountain lineage chromosome 3, Tspe_v1, whole genome shotgun sequence genome encodes:
- the LOC122653981 gene encoding myb-related protein 315-like — MGRKPCCEKVGLRRGPWTADEDHKLMTFILNNGILCWRLIPKLAGLMRCGKSCRLRWINYLRPDLKRGAFTEIEEDQIIQLHALLGNRWSKIAAHLPGRTDNEIKNHWNTRIKKKMNLLGLDPSTHKPITVSPKQQQQQQQEEEEEEEEDINLGLQKKQEDLQLGSPMDLLNGYEMLWETLDNGSKIDHPKTNPSNSFSLDDSLNHSMSESSFQQENSLQCWVDNVESVLSWDEFLPIEDIFSFGILPVN; from the exons ATGGGGAGAAAaccttgttgtgagaaggttgGGCTGAGGAGAGGCCCCTGGACTGCTGATGAAGATCATAAGCTAATGACCTTCATCCTCAACAATGGCATTCTTTGTTGGAGACTCATTCCCAAGCTTGCAG GTTTAATGAGATGTGGGAAGAGTTGCAGACTAAGATGGATCAACTATCTAAGGCCAGATCTTAAGAGAGGAGCATTCACAGAGATTGAAGAGGATCAAATTATCCAACTCCATGCACTTCTGGGTAACAG GTGGTCAAAAATTGCAGCACATCTCCCTGGCCGAACAGATAATGAAATCAAGAACCACTGGAATACtcgaatcaagaagaagatgaatctcCTTGGTTTAGATCCTTCAACACACAAGCCAATAAC TGTATCaccaaaacaacaacaacaacaacaacaagaagaagaagaagaagaagaagaagacattaaTCTGGGGCTtcagaagaaacaagaagatcTTCAACTGGGCAGTCCAATGGATCTTTTAAATGGTTATGAAATGTTGTGGGAGACCTTGGATAATGGATCAAAGATTGACCACCCAAAAACCAATCCCTCTAATTCATTTTCTTTGGACGACTCACTTAATCATTCTATGAGTGAATCCTCATTCCAGCAAGAAAATTCTCTGCAATGTTGGGTTGATAATGTGGAGTCTGTCCTCTCATGGGATGAATTCCTTCCCATAGAAgacatattttcttttgggATATTACCAGTTAATTAA